ATAATACATAATAGAGTTAACACCTGTAATTTGTTGCACAACAGCAATTCCAATACCGATAAATACGATACGACGGACCCAAGGAACAGTCATGTCTTTCATAGTAGCTTGTTTCTGATTAGCTTCTTTTTGGAAAATAGATTTAATATCATTTAGTTCATCTTTTGCTTGCTTTTCTGATCTAATTTTATTTAAAACATTTAGGGCATCGCTGTTTTTCTTTTTAGATACAAGCCAACGTGGGCTTTCTGGTAGCTTAAGCATTCCAAAGAATAAAAAGATAGCAGGGAGTGCTGCAATAACTAACATATAACGCCATACATTCTCATGGTGACCCATTGTATTACCTAGAATTGCGTTGAATACAAACGCTAATAGCTGACCTGAAACGATCATAAGCTCGTTTTGGGTAACCATTCTACCTCTACTCTCAGCTGGAGACATTTCTGCTAGATAACTAGGAACCGTTACTGAAGCTCCACCAACTGCTAATCCCAATAGAAAGCGGAAGATAACCATTGTGGTTACGTTTGGTGCTAGTGTACATCCAATTGTAGCAAAAAAGAAGATAACTGCTAATAGGAGGATATTGTTACGACGGCCACTGTAATCGGCTAATCTACCACCAAACACTGCCCCTAGAGCTGCACCAAATAACAGTGAGCTTGCAACTAGTCCTTCAGTAAATGAATTAAGACCTAGTGTTTCAGACATATATGGCAAGGCTCCGTTGATAACACCGGTATCGTAGCCAAACAAAAGGCCACCAAATGTTGAGACAAATATGATTTTGAATAGAAAAGACTTTTGGGATTGATCCATATTAATTCTCTCCTTTAAAAGGTATTGGTTAGTTTTTGATTAACTTTTGGTAAATTGTTGTTAAAATGATCATAATATTAAAAGCGCTTTCAGTCAACGGAATTTTTAGAAAAATTTTCATAGATAGATATAAAACCTAGTTATAATAAGAGTTCTTCAAATATAAAGTTATCAACTTTTAATGATCAGAGTCATTAAATTGTAATTTTAATAGGGCGATTTGAGCAACTAATTAAAATATTTTGAATAAGTTATGGTTAAGTGTTGTGTATAAAGGGAAAAAGATTTATATTAAGAATAGGAAGGATAATAAGCTTTATCTTTTCTATCTAGATATTTACATCAAGACAACATGATATAAGAGGGATTTTATGATAAAGACAGAAAGAATTGAACAAATTGAGGATTATATCTTTCAGCATCAAACGGTTTCTTTGGATGAACTAGTAGAAGTTTTTGATGTTTCTAAGAACACAATAAGACGTGATGTTCAGCAATTAGTGGAACGAGGAAAGATTAAAAAGGTATATGGTGGGGTAGCGGTTAATCATGCCACATTAAAATCGTTTGACGAAAGACAAACGAAAAATCAGCTAGAGAAAAGGTATGTTGCGAAAGCAGCAGCAGATTTTGTACTAGATGGGGATATTATTTATATTGATTCTGGTACAACAACACTTGAGATGGTTGAATTTTTAAAAGATAAACAGGTAACCATCATAACGAATAATTTAGATTTTATTTTTAAGTCATTTCCTTATGAAAACCTAAATGTAATATCAACAGGTGGTGTGTTTGATCGCAAAACAAAATCATTTGTTAGCTTAAAAAATATGGATCTGTTAAAATCCTACAACATTAATAAAGCATTTATGGCTTCAACTGGAATTACGATTGAAAATGGAGTGACCCATTCGTCTCCACATGAAAGTGAAATAAAACAAGCAGTCGTACAAAAAAGCACCGAAATTTATTTGCTTATTGATCATAATAAGTTTGGTCGTTATGCTTTGATGACTTACTGTGATCTTGAAAATGTGGATTATATTATTACAGATAAAAGGCCAGGGGAAGAGTATCAGCAATTTACAAAAAAACATGGTATTCAACTTGTCATATCTGAACAAAAAAGTTAATTATTGAGGAGGGTACAAATATGCCATTATTACGATTTGATTTAGTTGAAGGAAGGGACGAACAACAGTTAAAAAAATTATTAGATACTGCTCATCAGGCAATGGTAGATGCATTTCAAGTGCCGCAACGAGATCGGTATCAGATTGTTCATCAGCATTCTCCAAGTGAATTGATCATTGAGGATACTGGACTAGGCTTTACTAGAACAAAAAACTTAGTCATCATTAGTATTGTAAGTAAAAAACGAACAACCTCTCAAAAAGCAACGCTTTATTCACTCCTTGCTGAGAGACTTAATACAGAATGCGGTGTATCACCAGAAGATCTAATGATTTCCATTACTGAAAATGGTGAAGCTGACTGGAGTTTTGTAGGAGAAGCC
This Metabacillus endolithicus DNA region includes the following protein-coding sequences:
- a CDS encoding DeoR/GlpR family DNA-binding transcription regulator, coding for MIKTERIEQIEDYIFQHQTVSLDELVEVFDVSKNTIRRDVQQLVERGKIKKVYGGVAVNHATLKSFDERQTKNQLEKRYVAKAAADFVLDGDIIYIDSGTTTLEMVEFLKDKQVTIITNNLDFIFKSFPYENLNVISTGGVFDRKTKSFVSLKNMDLLKSYNINKAFMASTGITIENGVTHSSPHESEIKQAVVQKSTEIYLLIDHNKFGRYALMTYCDLENVDYIITDKRPGEEYQQFTKKHGIQLVISEQKS
- a CDS encoding sugar porter family MFS transporter; its protein translation is MDQSQKSFLFKIIFVSTFGGLLFGYDTGVINGALPYMSETLGLNSFTEGLVASSLLFGAALGAVFGGRLADYSGRRNNILLLAVIFFFATIGCTLAPNVTTMVIFRFLLGLAVGGASVTVPSYLAEMSPAESRGRMVTQNELMIVSGQLLAFVFNAILGNTMGHHENVWRYMLVIAALPAIFLFFGMLKLPESPRWLVSKKKNSDALNVLNKIRSEKQAKDELNDIKSIFQKEANQKQATMKDMTVPWVRRIVFIGIGIAVVQQITGVNSIMYYGTQILKDAGFDTGAALIGNIANGVISVLATFVGIWLLGKVGRRPMLLTGLLGTTTALLLIGIFSLTLEGTTALPYVVLSLTVMFLAFQQGAISPVTWLMLSEIFPTRLRGLGMGVTVFCLWIINFLIGLAFPVLLASVGLSTTFFVFVVLGIFAMTFVMKFLPETKGLSLEQLEEYFRNYGKENNNTTNEELSNIAK